A region from the Musa acuminata AAA Group cultivar baxijiao chromosome BXJ1-10, Cavendish_Baxijiao_AAA, whole genome shotgun sequence genome encodes:
- the LOC103969639 gene encoding protein SENSITIVE TO PROTON RHIZOTOXICITY 1: MNGSGGRNPGQEPFLPLGGGGRDPGGAPLASHDPFLPLLNLSALGQKMDSLRRFLSDAIDSRTVIGDDQLQMVSSHIASAVQGIILNGAALLASSQPLNPSPSFAAAAGPTSRDAVTPRFAETRSGSPPSIQFGNGSEPPTSDPAAAIGEEDDIVEIDAAELLAEHVHLCEICGKGFKRDANLRMHMRAHGDRFKTLEALSKPDREVRPSDGGEAVPGRRVRFSCPYPGCNRNRAHKKFRPLKSVACVKNHFKRSHCPKMYSCHRCNKKNFSLVADLRSHLKHCGVTRWRCSCGTSFSRKDKLFGHITLFEGHMPAVEVGAEEEVKKKGVILEVDEEEEEGVGGAEKDGEGFDSEFFKGIMEDFDEIERRSGRMR, from the coding sequence ATGAATGGCTCCGGCGGTCGGAACCCTGGCCAGGAGCCGTTCTTGCCCCTCGGCGGTGGCGGCCGTGACCCCGGGGGCGCGCCCTTGGCGAGCCACGACCCCTTCCTACCCCTCCTCAACCTCTCCGCCCTCGGCCAGAAGATGGACTCCCTCCGCCGCTTCCTCTCTGATGCCATAGACAGTCGCACCGTCATCGGCGATGACCAGCTACAGATGGTCTCCTCCCATATCGCCTCGGCCGTCCAGGGGATCATCCTCAACGGCGCCGCTCTTCTCGCCTCCTCCCAACCGCTTAATCCCTCCCCCTCCTTCGCTGCCGCTGCTGGTCCCACCTCTCGAGATGCAGTGACCCCTCGCTTCGCCGAGACCAGATCCGGTAGTCCGCCGTCCATCCAATTCGGAAACGGATCCGAGCCGCCGACCTCGGATCCGGCGGCGGCGATCGGGGAGGAGGACGACATAGTGGAGATCGATGCTGCAGAGCTTCTGGCGGAACATGTCCACCTCTGCGAGATCTGCGGCAAGGGTTTCAAGCGTGACGCGAACCTCCGGATGCACATGAGAGCTCACGGCGACCGGTTCAAGACCCTGGAAGCCCTCTCGAAGCCGGACCGGGAAGTTCGCCCGTCGGATGGCGGGGAGGCGGTACCCGGGAGAAGAGTTAGGTTCTCTTGCCCGTATCCCGGGTGCAACAGGAACCGGGCGCACAAGAAGTTCCGACCACTCAAGTCGGTGGCGTGCGTGAAGAACCACTTCAAGAGGAGCCACTGCCCCAAGATGTATTCTTGCCACCGGTGCAATAAGAAGAACTTCTCGTTGGTGGCTGACCTTAGGAGCCACCTCAAGCATTGCGGAGTGACCCGGTGGCGGTGCTCGTGTGGGACAAGCTTCTCGAGGAAGGATAAGCTTTTTGGGCATATCACTCTGTTCGAGGGGCACATGCCAGCGGTTGAAGTGGGTGCGGAGGAGGAAGTGAAGAAGAAAGGTGTGATTTTGGAAgtagacgaagaagaagaggaaggagttgGAGGAGCAGAGAAGGATGGCGAGGGTTTTGATTCTGAATTTTTTAAGGGCATAATGGAGGATTTTGATGAGATTGAGCGTCGAAGCGGAAGGATGCGTTAG
- the LOC135594680 gene encoding ubiquitin carboxyl-terminal hydrolase 4 has translation MGAAGSKLEKALGDQFPEGERYFGLENFGNTCYCNSVLQALYFCIPFREQLLDYYANNKNLGDVEENLLTCLADLFTQISSQKKKTGVIAPKRFVQRVKKQNEYFRSYMHQDAHEFLNFLLNELVDILEKESDAAKSSPETLSPSKKIANGPSHPVANGVQKEPLVTWVHKNFQGILTNETRCLRCETVTARDETFLDLSLDIEQNSSITSCLKNFSSTETLNAEDKFFCDKCCSLQEAQKRMKIKKPPHILVIHLKRFKYIEQLGRYKKLSYRVVFPMELKLTNTVEDADSEYSLFAVVVHVGSGPNHGHYVSLVKSHNHWLLFDDENVEMIDESTVQTFFGSSQEFSGNTDHGYILFYERLGGKS, from the exons ATGGGGGCCGCCGGCTCCAAGCTTGAGAAGGCCCTCGGCGACCAGTTCCCTGAAGGCGAGCGCTACTTCGGCCTTGAGAACTTCGGCAACACCTGCTACTGCAACAGCGTCTTGCAG GCTCTATATTTTTGTATTCCTTTCCGGGAGCAGTTACTGGACTATTATGCAAATAACAAGAATCTGGGCGATGTTGAAGAAAACCTTCTAACATGTTTGGCAGACCTATTTACTCAG ATTAGCTCCCAAAAGAAAAAAACTGGTGTTATTGCTCCAAAACGCTTTGTGCAGAGAGTGAAGAAACAGAATGAGTATTTCCGTAGTTATATGCACCAG GATGCTCATGAGTTTTTGAATTTCTTGCTGAATGAGCTTGTTGATATTCTGGAAAAAGAGTCTGATGCTGCAAAAAGTTCCCCAGAAACCTTGTCACCATCTAAAAAGATTGCCAATGGACCAAGCCATCCTGTGGCTAATGGTGTGCAAAAGGAGCCACTTGTTACATGGGTTCACAAGAACTTTCAG GGCATACTGACCAATGAAACAAGATGCTTACGTTGTGAAACTGTTACTGCAAGGGATGAAACATTTCTTGACTTGAGCCTTGATATTGAGCAGAACAGTTCTATAACAAGCTGCCTCAAAAACTTCAGTTCAACAGAGACCTTAAATGCTGAGGACAAGTTCTTCTGTGATAAGTGCTGCAG TTTGCAGGAAGCACAGAAGAGAATGAAGATCAAGAAGCCACCACATATTCTTGTGATCCACCTCAAAAGGTTCAAATACATCGAGCAGCTTGGTCGGTACAAGAAATTATCGTACCGTGTGGTGTTTCCCATGGAGCTGAAACTTACTAACACGGTCGAAGATGCGGACTCCGAGTACTCTCTCTTTGCAGTTGTGGTCCACGTGGGGAGCGGTCCCAACCATGGTCACTATGTTAGCCTTGTCAAAAGCCACAACCACTGGTTGTTATTTGATGATGAAAATGTGGAGATGATCGATGAATCAACTGTGCAGACATTCTTTGGTTCCTCTCAGGAGTTTTCAGGCAACACAGATCATGGGTACATCTTGTTCTACGAGAGACTTGGTGGAAAGAGCTAA
- the LOC103969641 gene encoding uncharacterized protein LOC103969641, with protein sequence MAETSKKRPLPPDEFDSPPPPEQRRARFPKGKKAKRGSEDLPFHGDGGDGNWMDPQLAAKERAKRRNQTRENEVLGDQVDVFSGEIQYEDNVNFEDDGIQIEPFNLKQEREEGYFDANGNFVEYTRQNEIKDAWLDNVEVDTRFVGKFQPKSTAEEVYEDLSSDDIGKIKRRIADALQPGETIIQALKRLKGTSTDKKAKMLDATKQIFDQLTEDAMKLMENGDYNVYYEEQETFAREAEGYERLTRAKADTTGTKGIISESDCVEDIFSDGMQHGEQKSEIWDIHPRPSAVNVSVQQASPDDSGDKIDMFGDEENANENLPVPSAEQADQPTSGSLGSSQDLGSGAVSHGGDGNDYVYDETSGYYYSSSLGYYYDPTSGMYCCGATGTWYTFDEHSGTYTEIQSSTTES encoded by the exons ATGGCAGAGACGTCCAAGAAGCGACCGCTTCCCCCAGACGAATTCgactcgccgccgccgccgga GCAGAGGCGGGCTAGGTTTCCTAAGGGTAAGAAAGCGAAGAGGGGCAGCGAAGACCTCCCCTTCCATGGGGACGGCGGAGACGGCAACTGGATGGATCCGCAGCTCGCTGCCAAGGAGCGCGCCAAGCGTCGCAACCAGACGCGGGAGAACGAGGTCTTAGGTGACCAGGTGGATGTCTTCTCGGGCGAAATCCAGTACGAG GATAATGTCAACTTTGAGGATGATGGGATTCAAATAGAACCATTTAATTTGAagcaagagagagaagaaggtTACTTTGATGCAAATGGAAATTTTGTTGAATACACTAGACAAAATGAAATTAAG GATGCATGGCTAGATAATGTCGAAGTTGATACAAGATTTGTGGGAAAGTTTCAGCCAAAAAGTACTGCAGAGGAGGTATATGAGGATCTTTCTTCAGATGATATagggaaaataaaaagaagaatagCTGATGCACTTCAGCCAGGAGAAACG ATAATACAAGCTTTGAAAAGGTTGAAAGGAACTTCCACTGACAAGAAAGCAAAGATGTTGGATGCCACAAAACAGATATTTGATCAACTCACTGAAGATGCCATGAAACTCATGGAGAATGGAGATTACA ATGTTTACTATGAAGAACAGGAGACCTTTGCGCGGGAAGCAG AAGGATATGAGCGATTAACTCGTGCAAAAGCTGATACGACTGGTACAAAAGGCATCATTTCTGAATCAGATTGTGTGGAGGATATATTTTCTGATGGTATGCAACATGGAGAACAAAAATCAGAGATATGGGACATACATCCTAGACCTTCGGCAGTTAATGTCTCTGTTCAACAAGCATCACCCGATGATAGTGGTGACAAAATTGACATGTTTGGGGATGAAGAAAATGCCAACGAGAATCTACCTGTCCCCAGTGCTGAGCAGGCTGATCAACCTACTTCAGGAAGCTTGGGTTCTTCCCAAGACCTGGGCTctggag CTGTCAGTCATGGAGGGGATGGAAATGATTATGTATATGACGAAACATCCGG TTACTATTACAGCAGCAGCTTGGGCTATTATTATGATCCTACTTCGGGAATGTACTGCTGTGGTGCAACAGGGACATG GTACACATTTGATGAGCATAGCGGCACCTACACTGAAATTCAGAGTTCCACAACCGAGAGTTGA
- the LOC135595092 gene encoding uncharacterized protein LOC135595092 — translation MSNCSELSHLRCEIKVDRLSNFDLDLPGNLSIRYFVVAGTGRRIRVDTREVPATGNPRWEEIATIECQGAADPVGELLEPHTVVFELRWRRRRRGRASVLGGFAGSKLLGRAEVAWKEVVASPDMASKRCVRFAAVSSELCGLEPPSLSVEMKAEVTEAPKTQRIGQSLAMEGRGCTSCDWDGSEEEIFLAAATLNAW, via the coding sequence ATGTCTAATTGCAGTGAGCTCTCTCACCTCAGATGTGAGATAAAGGTTGATAGACTGTCAAACTTCGATCTTGATCTCCCGGGCAACTTGAGCATCAGATACTTTGTGGTGGCAGGAACCGGGAGAAGAATTCGCGTCGACACGCGTGAGGTCCCTGCGACAGGCAACCCGCGTTGGGAGGAGATCGCCACCATCGAGTGCCAGGGCGCCGCCGACCCCGTAGGTGAACTGCTCGAGCCGCACACGGTGGTGTTCGAGCTtcgttggaggaggaggagaaggggtagAGCTTCGGTTCTTGGAGGGTTCGCGGGGTCGAAGCTCTTGGGAAGAGCTGAGGTGGCGTGGAAGGAGGTGGTGGCCTCGCCGGACATGGCGTCGAAGAGATGCGTCAGATTTGCTGCTGTGAGTTCCGAGCTTTGCGGGCTTGAACCTCCGAGCCTGTCAGTGGAGATGAAGGCCGAAGTCACAGAAGCACCGAAGACGCAGAGGATTGGCCAGAGTTTGGCCATGGAGGGACGTGGTTGCACGAGCTGTGATTGGGATGGAAGCGAGGAGGAGATCTTTCTTGCTGCAGCAACACTCAATGCTTGGTAG